In a single window of the Nicotiana tomentosiformis chromosome 10, ASM39032v3, whole genome shotgun sequence genome:
- the LOC117279578 gene encoding uncharacterized protein, translated as MAAPPNFEEGQSTYIPPRFNGQYYGWWKIRMHDFIIVEDSELWDIICDSPFIPMKAIGEPTMTVPKTRKEYNDVDRKTIEKNLRAKKIPVCGIGPDEYNRIFSCHSAKEIWEALQIAHEGTTQVKKSKIDMLTTDYELFRMKDDESIQDMHTRFTPIINELHSLGEIIPRNKFVRKILSVLPSSWESKVNAITEAKDL; from the coding sequence atggctgctccaccaaactttgaagaaggtcaatcaacctacataccaccaagattcaatggacaGTATtacggatggtggaagataaggatgcatgattttatcatagTTGAGGATTCTGAGCTCTGGGATATCATCTGTGATAGCCCCTTCATTCCCATGAAGGCCATTGGGGAGCCAACAATGACAGTTCCAAAAACAAGGAAGGAGTACAATGATGTTGATCGCAAAACTATAGAGAAAAACCTCCGAGCAAAAAAGATCCCCGTCTGTGGTATTGGTCCAGACGAGTATAACAGAATCTTTTCCTGTCACTCTGccaaggagatctgggaagctctccaaaTAGCACATGAAGGGACAACTCAAGTTAAGAAGTCAAAGATCGACATGCTCACTACTGACTATGAACTATTCAGGATGAAGGAcgatgagtccattcaggacatgcatACTCGATTCACCCCTATCATCAATGAGCTCCACTCTCTAGGAGAAATTATTCCAAGAAACAAATTTGTCAGGAAGATACTTAGTGTATTACCTAGCTCTTGGGAAAGCAAAGTTAATGCCATCACAGAGGCAAAAGATCTTTAA
- the LOC138900624 gene encoding uncharacterized protein: protein MAYVTKRFQKMVRRNRGIPKKGSSNKPRVYDLCHKCGKLGHFIKDCPLLKQDQYKHNTDKAAKRNPVPDKRFKRKDIAENVVKQALAAWGDSSSESREDDEQSDTSMMAIESEAAEYDSIFALMAKYDDGKDDDDDEVNFLDVQRNLKSYSQKKLISLPIF, encoded by the coding sequence ATGGCATACGTGACGAAgagatttcagaaaatggttcgcaGAAATAGAGGCATTCCAAAAAAGGGTAGCTCCAACAAACCAagagtttatgacttgtgtcaTAAATGTGGGAAGCTAGGACATTTCATCAAAGACTGTCCTCTCCTCAAGCAAGACCAGTACAAGCACAACACAGACAAAGCAGCtaagaggaacccggttcctgacaAGAGATTCAAGAGAAAAGATATCGCTGAGaatgttgtgaaacaagctcttgctgcatggggagattCTTCCAGTGAATCTAGGGAAGACGATGAACAAAGTGACACCTCCATGATGGCAATTGAAAGcgaagcagctgaatatgactctatctttgccCTGATGGCAAAATATGACGATGgcaaagatgatgatgatgatgaggtaaactttctagacgttcaaagaaatttgaagtctTACTCTCAAAAGAAGCTTATATCCTTGCCAATATTTTAA